One Coffea eugenioides isolate CCC68of chromosome 2, Ceug_1.0, whole genome shotgun sequence genomic window, GCCTAGGAGCTTTAAGATAGGTGTTGAATAAATGTAAAGTGGCATCAAGCTGAAACAGGCACCTATTAGGATTATCCAAGACCTTTGCATGTATATCCCAAGCATTTCTACTTGGCCAGCCCCAAATGCATGCCCGCATAGTGTTTCCAGTGCACTGCTCATCCCAAACTGTAGATTTATTTAAAGATGAAAACCTGAGTAACTTGGCTTTTGTCTACCATAAAACGtcacttttctctctctctctctttccgtTTTATCTTGAGAAGGGGGGACTTTGGTCGACTTTCATCAACATCGGTTCCCACCACCCTACTTAATGCATACTATATGCAGGTTCATACTGTGTTTTTACCTGTTGTAAAGACCATTCTATCTGAAATATAGAATTAGTACAATCTTCGATAAATCCTATGGAGGTCTAAGTGGGAAGAAGAGAGGGAATCCTCTATAATGCTgggattttttttcccttcctaTTATGGGCTTGATCTTCTTTGCTTGAAATAGCTAATTCTAAATTCTCGAAGCTGAAAGCTATTATTCGGGCGTTCTGTTTTTAGTTTATCTCTACTTCTAACATACTAAAGTTGATCTGCAGAAAAATCTGTCAAGGTGCACGTATTAGGCTTTAATTTTCAAATCTTTTAAGAAAAAATCTCCTTCCATTTGTTGAATGGCTTCTTCAAGAATCAATCAAGTAATGgcaaaaaaattgaagaatacACAAATTCCCCATATCCTCCAAAATATCGATAAAAACTCTCTTTTATCTTAGTAAATACGTCAAAAATatatcaaaaaaagaaaatttacatCGAGTGCTAAAAATATATGTAATTGAGAAGTCAAGGATTCAGAGGAACCTAACCAAGAAACCGAATGAGAGGTTGGCAATAACTGACAAAGAGATTGCGATTGCAGAGAGCTCCACATCCCCAATATGCCCAACAAAAATATTAGTGAATGAATTTATTCCATAGTTACAGAGAATGTTGAAAACAATTGGACCAGCTATAGACCAAAGTTTCAAAGATTCAACATAACATATATTCATTGCATCCTCAAATCCACGAACTGGAGGATAATCTCCTTCTGCCTCACCATTAACTAACACGGCGGAGGGGGCCTCATGGAGAACAACCTCTTGGGAGGAGGGACCCTTAGGGAGTATTGGTGACTCGATATCCAATACATGCATGGACTTGGGTGATGATTCTTCAGAGGGTAAGCCATTGCTGCCCTCTTCTTTAGCATTCTGTTTATGTTTCTCAATCTTTGCACTTTCTAAAAGACCTACAGATTTTCGTGGAAGAATACGAATATAACGttgaaaatatgaagaattttgTTGTTCTTTCCTGTTCTTTCACCGGACAAAGCTTTGTTATGCATTTCTTGGAAGTCTCTGTCATACTCCCTAGCTATTAAGTAGGCCATTTTGACAAGTGGCATTTTTGTTTACAAGAATTTTGCAAATTTCACGGTTCTAAATCGAGCCTCACTTGCAtaattggataaaataaaaataggggataatttcagaaacctcccctgaggttttcgACAATTTCACTCGACTCCCTTGAGGTTTACATAATTACAGAGATCTTCCTTATTGTGATAAAAAGACAATAATGCCCTTTATTAATTGTCAACTCAATGAAAAATTCTATCAAATATTAAAACTCTCTCATCAATTattaaccaataattcaaaccACAGTTCTATTTaactatcttttctttttctcatataTCTGTTTTTCTTTCAAACTCATTTATCTATTATTATCAACCAAATGTGTACTGTCGCTACTTATAAAATCACCATACACTCTAAACCACAAATACTTATATATCTTAGTATCTATTCCCAATTCTCGATTTTCCATTATTAGTAAATGGTTTCCTTGCGCCcatttttgtttccaatttttgataggtattagcaaattgaaattaTCAAATGGCAAATTGAGTGCTAATTTCACTATCAAATTAGATGGATATGAAGATAGTGACagtgataaaaaataaaaattaaggataAGAAGTGAAATAGGAACTAAATATAAGTTATACTATTATGGTTATCATGAAAAAAAGTGTTCTTGGTATATATTTATAACTACATTGTGTTtctatttttgatttacaattattgatattatttctatagagagaatttgattgattttgaactcTGTGCCAATGGAATATATTGGATATTGATATTAGTAGTGATGGTTTagattattttgtattaaaaaGGTGGCAGTCATGGAATTGAAATTTAGGAATATTGATGAATATTGTAGTATATTAAGTAAAATCTAATATTGTTATGAAATTGTAGGTAAGTTTTTGGATATATGATGTAACATTTATAGCTGATAAAATGGTCTGCATAAAAAATTTTTAGGTAAAAGAGGAACATTAAAACAaagataagtgtttatttaatGATAATTTAGATGTTGATAAGTAGGTAATAATGGTAGGAAATAAAGATAAATGAAATAGAGACTGTAAACCATcttttcctttacatttttgTTATTAATTATAACTCAAGGGTATTATAGAAATTTTGGGAAAAAGTATAGCCTTTTGGGTCTAGAAtattacttaaatagtgaaaataggGGACGTAAGTATAATTTTTAGAACTTGAGAGGAGCTTTCTACAATTGTtaaaaatctcaggggaggtatgtgaaattaaccctaaaaataGAGCAGAAGTCCAAACGCCTCAGATGTATAGTGATCAGTATAATGTGGCATCCAGCCGATCACGGTGAAAAGGGACAGTAGAGGACAGCCATGCCCTAACCTCTGCACTGATTATAACTTCTCTTTTTTATAATGATTATTAGGAGGACGACTTGGTCCATCAGTGGTAAGCATCACTTAATCTATGGAATAAAGACTACAATGATGAGTTTTGGGTATGAAATTTCCAACACCCTTTGTACCTTTTCATTATTGTTCTcctccttttcatttttcaactgTTTAATTGTATATCCATGCCATTTGCAAGCAGCCCTGAATGGCCGACCTTCAGAGGCAGATTCTTTGATTGACATTTTTTCGGTTGAACAAcaaatgaggaagaaaatgaTTAAAGATATCAAAGTTCAAGAGAAAACAGACTCACCATTgaactcaaaaaaaataatttgcatttcttcttttctctttgaatTTAGCAATATTTCTCCCATTGGTAATTCGAGAGAAAGAACTTGACAAGATCTACACTTTTAAGAGGCAAAAGAACGGAACTTCTAGTGATAGTTTACCTCATCAAAATTTAAAGCTTTCTGAAGAGGCTAGGCCTCGTAGAACTCATACGGATGACCGCGAATCCTTGGAATTCATGGAAAGCTGGCCATTATCATCTGAAACCCCACCATCATCATTATATACCTTGCTGCTGGAATCAACACCTACACCGTGAAATGACTCCCCAGATACTAATGCTTGAAGTAATTTTGGTGGTGGTGGGACTGTTACTTCAACTACTCCTTCCAGCATTTTTACCACCATTCCCATTGTTGGCCTAATTGATTCATCATCCTGGATGCACCAGACTGCTACCAGAGCTGCACGCTGCGCCTCTGCTATGTTGTATATGTTGCCAAGCCTCTCATCAACCACGGCAGCCACATTACCTTCTATAATTTCACGAGCTGCCCAAGGTGGAAAAAACCATTTTTCTGTTCCAACCCCTCCACCGCCACCAGCTGAAGGTGGCCCCTCTACATTGCGCCTGCCACCTAGCAATTCCAGTAAAGTCATGCCATAGCTATATACATCTGCTTTGGTGGTGATCGCCACACCAGAGATCCACTCAGGTGCAACATATCCCCACGTTCCTCTCATGGTGGCTAACACTCTACTGAAGTCCCTACCAATCAGCTTTGCCAACCCAAAATCTGACACTTTTGCTGAGAAATCTTCATCTAACAAAATGTTCTCAGGCTTAATATCACAATGTATTATACAATTTCGACATTCCTCGTGTAAATAAGCAATGCCTCTTGCAGTACCAATCGCTATACGAAATCTGGCATCCCAACTCAAGTTCTTACCATCCCGCCTCAGATACACACTGAGAGGACCATTTGGCATGAAATCATAGACTAGCAGCCTATGAGAATTTTCAGAACAAAACCCCCTCAATCTAACCAGATTTACATGCTGAATATTCCCAATTGTGCAGACTTCTGCACGAAATTCCTTCTCTCCACCGCCTGGTTTTTCAAGTCTCTTCACAGCCACTAGTGTAGAATCTGACAGTTCCCCTTGGAACACTGCCCCAAAGCCACCATGGCCAAGCTTATCTGAGAATCCCTTAGTAGCAGCATGaagctctttataggaaaataCCTTCAAATTTGTCACTGGAAAAACaccttcctcttcctcttcctgCTTCCTTTTCTtaatcctcctcctcctccgcaGAAACAACAATACGATTACTCCTATTACTAGAATCACTAAAAACCCGCAAATTGCTTCAAGAAGTACAAGTTTCATCTTGTTCTTCACCTCAGCGTTGTTTCCTGGCACCCTTAAGTAAAGTTTTTCCTCGAGTGTGCTATCAGAAGTAAGATTTCTAAGATTCAGGAGTGAGCCATACAAGTTCTTGCACAAATTTGCTCTCTCATTGTAATGCAAACCAATACATGAACAATTTCTTATACACATTTTCTCACACTCACTCCTGGT contains:
- the LOC113760539 gene encoding G-type lectin S-receptor-like serine/threonine-protein kinase SD2-2 yields the protein MLLELTRNHTKIPKKMPTLSLILPLLLISTAFALSTTAELLKSRKQDVKPSHLSKTSQEFRGRLKDSIKLESLQRSRLVLAGNTTIFSENRTFELGFFRTDDESKWYLGIWYASIPTPTYVWVANRENPIKNFTSASVEITQDGKLALKEEDSRTIIWESDNLEKAIKARLLEQGNLVLYSSNGDKVWQSFDYPTDTWLPGMNLTADQSLTCWKSSNDPSPGKYSLRLMPLDYGEIALVYTSNDNNSTNIYWSTGNWTGNAFSGVPEMTVPYIYRFHFGNPFTPMASFGYTEVSLDNGLSPPLTRFQVDHTGQLKQFTWSPQSEYWNMFWSQPENLCRVYALCGNFGFCNAKLLSPCSCLMGFKPVDDVSWDAGDFSNGCRRQSGDVCGKNDGFEDAGVVSYEGAVVLSFTGTRSECEKMCIRNCSCIGLHYNERANLCKNLYGSLLNLRNLTSDSTLEEKLYLRVPGNNAEVKNKMKLVLLEAICGFLVILVIGVIVLLFLRRRRRIKKRKQEEEEEGVFPVTNLKVFSYKELHAATKGFSDKLGHGGFGAVFQGELSDSTLVAVKRLEKPGGGEKEFRAEVCTIGNIQHVNLVRLRGFCSENSHRLLVYDFMPNGPLSVYLRRDGKNLSWDARFRIAIGTARGIAYLHEECRNCIIHCDIKPENILLDEDFSAKVSDFGLAKLIGRDFSRVLATMRGTWGYVAPEWISGVAITTKADVYSYGMTLLELLGGRRNVEGPPSAGGGGGVGTEKWFFPPWAAREIIEGNVAAVVDERLGNIYNIAEAQRAALVAVWCIQDDESIRPTMGMVVKMLEGVVEVTVPPPPKLLQALVSGESFHGVGVDSSSKVYNDDGGVSDDNGQLSMNSKDSRSSV